The DNA window CATCCCGCCGGTGAAGGCGGACAGGCCGAGCACGGGGGTGAGCAGCACCGGCAGCAGCGCGCCGACCACCGCGCCGGTGAGCACGGAGACCAGCACGAGCGGGGTCAGCTCCACCAGCAGCAGACCGCGCCACTGCCGGCGGGACAGGCCCATGGTGCGCAGCCGGGACAGCACCTGACCGCGTCCGCGCGCCCCGGCCAGCACCGCGAAGGCCAGCGCGAACAGGCCCAGCACGGCCCCGCCGGCCGCGCCGATGGTGAAGCCGAAGACGAGCAGCCCGTTCACCCCGCTGCCGCCCAGCTCGGCGCGGACCGCCGACCGGGTGGTGACGGTGGGCTGGGTGGGTCGCTCCCCGCCGGTCACCACCCCGGTGCGCTGGTAGCGCTCCTGCCCCTCGGTGGCCACCCGGGCCACCGAGGCCGGGTCGACCCGGTCGCCAGCCAGCAGGAAGCCGGTGGGCGCGAGCGGGTGCAGAGCGTCCGCGGGCAGCGCCGGCCAGGGCAGCACCACGAACCGGGTCACGCTCCGGTCGACCAGCACGAACTCGTCGACGGTCGCGGCGGTGCGCACGGGGAACCGGTTGCCCTGCACGTCCAGCCAGGCGGGGCGCCGGCCGGCCGGGTCGGCCAGCCCGGCGTCGGTGAGCTCGTCGGCGAGCGCCGGGGAGACCAGCGCCGGCAGCGGGGTGGTGCCGTCGCCGGTGGCGCGCAGCGGGTCGGGGACGGTCACCGGGACGCCCGCGCGGCGGGCCACCTCGGCGAACCGGGCGCCGTCGACCAGCAGCACCCGGGCGTCGCCCACTTCGGCGAACCGGCCGGCCTGGTCGGCGTACGGGCGCTGGCCGGCCTCGACCAGCAGCGGGGTGACCGCGCGGACGCCGGGCAGCGCGGCGAGCGCGTCGGTGGTGTCCGGGGCGAACCGGTCCCCGTCGACCCGGACGTCCCCGGGCACGGCGGCCGCGGCGGCGCGGTCCCGGCCGTTCTCGATGCCGGTGGCGACCACCCCGCAGAACGCGGCGGTCGCCACGGACAGCACCACCACGACCAGCGGGCCGGTGGCGGCGGCCCGGCCGGCGCGGGCCGTGCCGAGGAACGCGACGCTCCCCCGGGCGCGGGCGGCGGCCCGGCTGAGCAGCCGCAACGGCCACGGGTAGGCGCGCAGCGCGACCAGCGCGGCGGCGACGGCCAGCAGCACCGGCACCGAGACGAGCAGCGGGTCCACCGTCCCGTCGAGGGTGAGGCCCCGCCGGCGCACCAGGAACGCGCCGAGCGCGGCGACCGCCAGCACGGTCCCCTCGACGGTGAGCCGCACGGCCGGGGACCGGGCGCCGACCAGGTCGCTCCGGCCGCCACCGCCGCGGCCGGCGGTGAGCGCGGCGAGCGGCGGGACCAGGGTGGCCAGCAGCGTGGCGAGCAGCACCCAGCGCAGCTCGGCGCCGCCACCGGGGACCAGCCCGCCGACCAGCCAGCCCACGCCGGCGGCGAGGGGCAGCACCAGCAGCGACTCGGCGAGGCCGCGGCCCAGCACCGCGGTCGTCGCGCCGCCCCGGGCGCGCAGCAGCGCGTACTCGCCCTGGCGGCGGCGGGCGGCGAGGCGGGCGGCGAGCAGGATCAGACCGGCCAGGGTGGCGAGCAGCCCGGCCGCGATGACGGCGAGCAGCGTACGGGCGGCGGCGAGCGACTCGGCGAAGCGGCGCAGCGGGATGTCGACGCCCTGGGTCAGGGTGAGCCCGGCGGGCCGGGTCCGTTCCATCGCGGCGAGCCCGGCCACGGCGGCGGGGAGCTGCCCCGGGCTGAACCGGTCGGGGGCCACCCGGTAGCGCCAGCTGAAGCTGACCGGCCAGCCGGAGGTGGCCGCCGCGTCGAAGGCGGCCTCGGAGGTGTACGCGACGGACAGGAACGGCTTCCCGTCGCCGGTGGGCGCGGCGAGCCGCAGCATCGACGGCAGCGCGTCCCAGATCCCGCCGTGCGGGTCGGTGGGCCGGAAAACGCCGACCAGGGCCACCCGGATGCTCCGCACCGGCTTGCCGCGCTCGTCGAGGACGGACAGGGCGAAGGTGCTGCCGGCGCGGATCCCGAGCCGACCGGCCACGGTGTCGGCGAGGGCCATCTCGACGGTGGCGCCGGCGCCACCGGCCGGCCAGCGCCCGTCGACCAGGGTGGCCGCCTCGGGCAGGCCGGTCACGCTGCGCAGGCTGACGTCGATCAGGCCCTTGTCGGCGCTCAGGGTCGGCCCGGTCAACCGGGTGAACCCGGTCTCCGCGGCGTACCACCGCTCGCCGATGACCTCCCGCACGGCCGTAGGCATGCGCGCCTCGAGGGCGTCCAGCTCGGCGGCGCGGGTGGCGGCGACCCGGGAGGCGGTCCGGGGCACGATCATCTGCTCGGTGCTGTAGGTCAGGTCTCGCCGGGCCACCGGCTGGGCGGCCACGTGCTCCCGCAGCCCCTGCCCGGTGAGCCGGTCGACGACCCGGGGCAGGGCGGTGATCAGCAGCGCGGTGACCAGGGTCAGGACGGCGAGCAGCAGGAAGTGCCCCCCGTACGCCCGGACCCGCCGCGGCGCACCTGACGGACTCATCGTTCTCCCCCGATCCGGAGCTGTGCGGCGGCCACCCGGCGGCGGATGCCGGTGGTGATGAGGGCGGCGAAGGCCAGCGCGGCCAGCAGCAGCCCGACGGCGGTCAGCCCGACGGGCGACCACGGCACCGTGAACACCGCCTCGGGCACCGGCCGGCCGGCGGCCGGGGTGAGGATCACCAACGGCACCATGGTGGCCGCGACGCCGGCCCCGACCAGCAGCCCGACGCCGACGCCGATGCCGGCCAGGAACGCCTGTTCGGCGAGGAGCGCGCGGGCCAGGAGCCGGGCGTTCGCGCCGAGCGTGTGCAGCACCGCGAACTCGGTGAGCCGGTGCCGGGTGGTGGCCCAGACGTCGACGGCCAGGCCGACCAGGGCGAGCAGCACGGAGCCGAGCGCGGCGGCGAGCAGCCCGGTGCGGGCGCCCCGCCAGTACGGGTCGCGGGCCGCCTCCGCGGCGACCTGCCGCCGGTCCAGCAGCGTGGTGCCGGGGAACCCGGCCAGCTGCTCCGCCGCGGCGGCGTGCCCGCCGGCGTCGGTGCGCAGCCACCACTCGGCCACCGGCCGGACGGTGCCCTGCTGGCGGAGCAGCAGGTTGGTGGCGGCGGGCAGGTCGAGCAGCACGCCGTCGCCGGCGGTGCCGGGCACGGCGGTCACCTGGCCGACCACCCTCACCGGCAGCGACACCCCGGACAGCTGCAGGGGAACGGTGTCGCCGGTGTGGATGTTCAGCGCCGCGGCGACGCCGGGGGTGACCAGGGCGGGCACCGGCGGGTCGTCGGCGGCGGGCACCACGGCGAACCGGGAGGACGGCTGGCGGGCGAACTCCAGGGCCCCGTCCGGCAGGTCGATCTTGTGGGTGGCGTCGACGGTGGTCGGAGCGACCCGGGCCGGGTCGTGCGGTCCCTGCGCGGTGTCGGTGACCCGCCAGTCCCCGGCGAGGGGCAGCGGCAGCGCCGCACCGGCGGCGTCGGTGAGCCGGAGCCCGTCGATCTTCAGCCGGTAGGTGAAGCCGACCGCCTCCCCGCCGTCGGCCTCGAACCCGGCCAGCCGCAGCGGTGCGCCCCCGGTCGCCGGCAGTGGCACCGCGAAACGCACCGGGTGACCGTCGCCTCCGGCGATGCCGAGCGGCACCCGCCAGGCGGCGCCGGCATCGGTGGCGAGCAGCGCGGACACGGTCAGTTGCGGGTTCGCGAACGGGGTGTCGACCGGGGCACGGACGGTGCCGGCGAGGGCGTGCGCGCCGGCCGGCAGGACCACCCCGGCGGGCGCAGCCCGCCCCTTGACCAGCCGGTCCAGCAGCGCGGCGGTGGACGCCCCGCCGGTCGCGTCATCGAGGGTGAGCATCCCGGTCGCGGCGGCGGCGTCGAGGCTCACCACGCTGGCCGGCCGGTCGTCGCGGCCGAGCCGGACATCGTCCCGCCAGGCCGGCAGCACCCGGTCCAGCCCGGCCGTGGCGGCCAACCGGCCGGCCCGGTCGGTGGGCGCGGCCCCGCTCCGCTCGACCAGCCGCAGGTCCGCGCCGACGGTGTGCCGCGCCTGGTCGCTCTGCGACCGTTCCCAGGAGGCGACCAGCGACCAGGCCAGCGTGCTGCCGCCGACGGCGAGGGCGAGCAGCAGCACCGGGCCGGCGTGCGGCCGGCGGCCGGCCTGCCACATGCCGAACATGGTGGCCGTCCACGGCCGCCGGTCCACGAAGCGTTCGGCGACCCGGGTGGCCGGGGGCAGCAGCCGCAGCGCGATCACCGCGCCGGCCAGCACGCCGATGATGGGCGCGGTGGCGAGCAGCGGGTCGATGCCGAGCCGCCCGCCGGCCCCGGCCAGCGGCGAGGAGTACTGCCGCAACTGGGTCCAGGCGAGCACGGCCAACGCGACCAGGGCCACGTCGACGCTGGCCCGCTGCACGGCCGCGCCCCGGGTGGGACGGGAGCGGGCCGCCATGTCCGCGACGTAGGTGCCGGCCCGGCGCAGCGCCGGCAGCACCATGGCGAGCAGGCAGCCGATCGCGGCGGCCACGGCGACCAGCCAGATCCGGGCCACCCCGCCGTCGGCCAGCCGCAGGTCCCCGCCGAGCCGGTGCACGGCCTGCCCGGTCAGCGCCGGGGCGAGCAGCACGGCCGGGGCCACCACCAGGGTCGCCTCGCGGACGGCGAGTCCGGCGAGCTGGCCGCGGGCGGCGCCACGGGCGCGCAGCAGGGCGGTCTGCCCGCGGCGGTCCTCGTTCAGCAGCGCGGCGACGAGCACCAGCGCGTACCCGCCGAGCACCATGATCAGCAGCAGCGGAGTGAGCAGGGCGGACCGGCCCACCAGGTCCGCCCGGCCGAGCCGGTCGACCAGCCGGTCCAGGTGGCTCACGGTCTGCGTGGAGGAGCCGAGGCCGGTGGCGTCGGGGATCTCCTCGACGACGGTGGCGAGGGCCGCCGTCACCCCGGTCAGCCGGCTCGGCTCGACCACGGCGAGGTCGGGGGCGACCAGCCAGGCGCCCGAGGTCGAACCCGGAAAGGTGCGCGCGAAGTCGGCCGGGTCCAGCGCGAACGGCCCGTACGAGTCGCTCGCCGCGTCGCCCTGGCTGTCGCCCACGCCCGGAGCGAGACGCCAGTACGCGTCGCCCGGATCGCGGGCCCGCCAGGTGCCGGACAGCACCACGGCCCCGGCCCGCTCGGCGCTGCGGTCGTAGAGCGGCACCCGCTCACCGACCCGCAGGCCGAGCTGGCCGGCGATCTTCTCGGGGAGGGTGACCTGCAACGGCGACGCGCCGGGCGCCGGCCACGACCCGCCGGTCAGCTCGGCGTGCGCCGGCAGGTCGGCCAGCGTGGCGAGGTTGGCGAACATCGGGTCGTCGTCGGTGCGGGCCGGCCCGAGGTCCCCGGTCAGCTCCCGACCGGTGCCGTAGCGGGCCGCGGCCACCGAGACCGGGACGCCACCGAGGCCGTCGGCGAACTGGGCGCGGACCGCCCGGTCCCGGTCGGCGTACGCGTTGGCGTCCCGCCCGCCGGAGCCGCTGATCAGCAGGCTGCGCTCCTCGGCCGGGGCGGCGTCCAGCACCGCCCGGGCGCCGGCGCCGACCGCCCGGCGGTTGTAGTCGGAGAGCCCGGTGACCAACGCGACCGCGACCAGGGCCGCGACAGCGGCGGCGAGCAGCAGTCCACGAGCCTCGACCGCCCGCCTCCACACCAGCTTCATCCGACATCCTCCCCTGGCCCCGGTGGGCCGACGACCAGGTAGACCAGTCAGGGGGCGGGAAAGGTTCGCGCGCGTTACGTGATCGTTATCCGCGCCGCTCGCGCCGATCTGCTTCGCTGATCGTCATGGTGACCGAGATCCTGCTCGTCGCGGTCCTGCTGCTGCTCGCCGGTCAGCTGGCCGCGGGCCGTCGGCCCGGCCCCGAGGAATACCGGCTGGCGGAGATCGAGCGGCGGCTGGACCTGGTGATGAGACATCTGGGCGTGACCGACCCCGGCCGCCAGCTGCCCGAGGTGCACGCGCACCTGGCCCGGGGCGAGAAGATCAAGGCGATCGCGGCGTACCGCCGGGCGACCGGCGCGGACCTGCGCACCGCCAAGGCGGCGGTGGAGGCGCTCGCCGGCCGCTGACCGCTCAGGCGCGCGGCCGGTCCCGGTCCTTGGAGGGCTGCACCCGCTTCGGCTCGCCGGGCATCTTCGGGTATTCCGGTGGGTAGGGCATGTCGCCCTGCCCGGCCGCGGCGTCCCGCTCGGCCCACTCCAGCAACGGGGTGATGTCCCACGGGGCGTCGTCGATGCCGGCGTGCGGGTCGCCTCGCTCGGCGAAGCGGGCCGGGACGCTGCCCAGGTGGAGGTCGTCCGGGTCGACGTCGGGCAGCTCGGCCCACTCGACGGGGGTGGAGACGGTGGCCCGCCCGTTGGCCCGCAGCGAGTAGGCGCAGGCGATGGTGCGGTCGCGGGCCATCTGGTTGAAGTCCACGAAGACCCGGGTGCCCCGCTCCTCCTTCCACCAGGCGGTGGTCACCAGCTCGGGGCGGCGCCGTTCCAGCTCGCGGGCCAGCGCGATGGTGGCGCGGCGCACCTCGACGAACGTCCAGCGCGGCTGGATGCGCAGGTAGACGTGCACGCCCCGGCCGCCGGAGGTCTTCGGCCAGCCGGTCACGCCCAGCTCGTCGAGCAGCCCGTGCAGCTCACCGGCGGCGGTGGCCGCGTGGGTGAAGTCGGTGCCGGGCTGCGGGTCCAGGTCGATGCGCAGCTCGTCGGGACGGTCGACGTCGGCGGCGCGCACCGGCCACGGGTGGAACACCACGGTGCCCATCTGCGCGGCCCAGGCCACGTGCGCCAGGTCGGCGGGGCACAGCTCGGCGGCCTTCCGGCCGCTGGGGAAGCTGATCTCCGCGGTGGACACCCACGGGGGTACGCCCCGGGCCGGCACCCGCTTCTGGAAGAACGCCTCCCCCTCGATGCCCTCCGGAAAGCGCTGCAGGGTGGTGGGCCGGTCGCGCAGGGCCCGCATGATCCCCTCGCCGACCGACAGGTAGTAGTGGAAGACGTCCGCCTTGGTGAAGCCGCGCTGCGGGAAGATCACCCGGTCGGGGCTGCTCAGCCGTACGGTGTGCCCGGCGACCTCGATCTCCTCGACTGCGGCCTTGCTGCCAGCCATTGGGCGACCCTATGCGATGCCACCGACGGCCGACGTACCGTTGACCGGTGAGTCTTTCCGACAATGAACTGCCCCGCACCGAGGACGAGTGGCGGGTCCGGCTGAGCCCGGAGGAGTTCCGGGTGCTCCGCGAGGCCGGCACCGAGCGGCCCTGGACCGGCGAATACGTCGACACGAAGACCCCCGGCGTCTACCACTGCCGGGCCTGCGGAGCCGAGCTGTTCCGCAGTGAGGACAAGTTCGACTCGCACTGCGGCTGGCCGAGCTTCGACGACGCCATCCCCGGTGCGGTCAAGGAGATCCCCGACAACACCCTCGGGATGCGGCGGGTCGAGATCCGCTGCGCCCGCTGCGACAGCCACCTGGGGCACGTCTTCGAGGGCGAGGGCTTCACCCCGAAGGACACCCGGCACTGCGTGAACTCGATCTCGGTCCGGCTGGAGCCGAAGGGCTCCTGAGACGGCCGTTTGCCCGGCCACGCTACTGATGGGGTCATGCCCCATCTCGACGTACGGCGGCTCGCCGCCGTGGACATGTACGGCTCGGTCGGCTCGCCGGTCCGGCGTTGGGTGATCCTGGCGGAGTTCGTGGTCGGCGTGGTGGGCTGCGTCGCGCTCGGACTCTGGGCGGCGCACGGGGGCGGTCCGGTCCGGACCGCCCTCGGCGTCTACCTGGCGCTGGTCGGCCTGAACTACGTGCCGCTGGCGCTGCACGCGGTCACCCTGAGCCGCCGGGGCGCGCTGGCGCGGGAACTGGCCGGCGTCGACGTCCCCGCCGAACTGCGCCACTACACGCCGCGCCAGCTGTGGATCTTCGTCCCGCTGCTGCCGCTCGTGCTCGCGGTCCGGCAGGCCCGCGGCCGCTGACGGCCGGTCAGAGCCGGAGGGTGCCGCCCCGGTCGTCGACGTGGTCGGCGGACTCGTCGTCCAGCCAGACGCCGCCGGTGGCCAGGTAGCGGAAGCGGTACTCCCCCGGGCCGAGCCGCACCGTCACCGTGCGGGTGCCGTCCCGGCGGGCGACCAGCTCGTGCCGGCCGGGCTGCCAGTCGTTGAAGCAGCCCACGACGCTGACCGTGCCGGGCGGGGTGTCCCGGGGCAGGCAGAAGGTGACCCGGGTCTGGTTGCCGAAGAGCCTGTTGCGCTTGATCAAGGGGGTTCCTCCGAGGTTCGAGGCGGTCACCAGGTCTAACGCGCGACACGCCGGGGGCGACTCGCCGTCGAGCCGGATCAGGTTCGCCGGTTTCGGTTGCCGGGACGTGTCCGCTCGCCGACCCTGGGATGACGGGTCCGTTTTCGGGAGGTTTCGTATGGCTACCTGTGAGGTCTGCGGCAACGACTACTGGATGGCGTTCGAGGTGCGCACGGTCAACGGGGCCACGCACACCTTCGACTCCTTCGAGTGCGCCATCCACAAGATGGCGCCGATCTGCGAGCACTGCCAGATCAAGATCGTCGGGCACGGCGTCGAGGTCTCCGGCCGCTTCTTCTGCAGCGCCCACTGCGCCCGCGCGGTCGAGGGCGACCAGGGCGCCGAGATCCGCGACGCGGTCGGCGCCCGCCCCGCGTAAGCGCTCCGGGGGCGGGCCTACCATCGCGGAATGCCTACCGAGTCCCACCTGGCCGCCTTCGCCGAGCTGGACGCGCGCACCTTCCACGACCTGCTGCGGCTGCGCATCGACGTGTTCGTGGTCGAGCAGGCCTGCCCGTACCCGGAGCTGGACGGCCGCGACGTCGAACCCGGCACCCGGCACCTCTGGCTGACCCGGGACGGCGACGTGGTGGCGTACCTGCGGATCCTGGCCGACCCGGGTGGGGTGGCGCGGATCGGCCGGGTGGTGGTGGCGCCGGCGGCCCGCGGCGCGGGCCTGGCCGGCGCGCTCATGACCGAGGCCCTGGCGGTGGTGGGCGACCGCCCGTGCGTGCTGGAGGCGCAGACCCACCTGGTCGGCTTCTACGCCGGCCACGGCTTCACGGTCAGCGGCCCCGGCTACGTCGAGGACGGGATCCCGCACACGCCGATGCGGCGGGAGGGCCGGGCCGCCGCCTGAGCGGACATTGACGGATACCGCTTTCCTGTGGCAGCGTGCCAACGGAGCCGCCACGCGAGCCGCGGGAGGGGGCAACTCCCGCACCGTCCGGGCGTCGTGCAACCGACATCCCCACCCGGAGGCTCACCATGTCCACTCCGCACCGCCGCCGCGTCCCGATCGTGGCGGCGATCCTGAGCGTCTGCGCGGTCGTCGCGGCGCTGCTCACCACCGCCCTGTCCGGCCCGGCCTCGGCGCACGGGTCGGTGGTCGACCCGGCCTCGCGCAACTACGGCTGCTGGCAGCGCTGGGGTAGCGACTTCCAGAACCCGGCGATGGCCACCCAGGACCCGATGTGCTGGCAGGCCTGGCAGGCCGACCCGAACGCCATGTGGAACTGGAACGGCCTGTTCCGGGAGGGCGTCGCCGGCAACCACCAGGCCGCCATCCCGGACGGCCAGCTGTGCAGCGGCGGGCGCACCGCCAGCGGGCGCTACAACGCCCTCGACACGGTCGGCGCCTGGAAGACCTCGCCGGTGACCACCAACTTCCGGATCAAGCTCTACGACCAGGCCAGCCACGGCGCCGACTACATCCGGGTGTACGTGACGAAGCAGGGCTACAACGCGCTCACCACGCCGCTGCGCTGGAGCGACCTGGAGCTGGTCGGCCAGATCGGCAACACCCCGGCCAGCCAGTGGACGCCGGAGACGCAGGGCGTGTCGATCCAGGTGCCGGCGAACGCGCCGGGCCGGACCGGCCGGCACGTCGTCTACACCATCTGGCAGGCCAGCCACCTGGACCAGTCCTACTACCTGTGCAGCGACGTGGACTTCGGCGGCGGCTCGACCACCCCGCCGACGACGCCGCCGCCCACCACCACCCCGCCCACGACGCCGCCCCCGACCACGACCCCGCCGACGACCACCCCGCCCACGACGCCGAACCCGGCCGGCGCCTGCACGGCGACCTACCGGATCACCGGGCAGTGGAGCGGCGGCTTCCAGGCCGAGGTGCAGGTGACCAACGGCGGTTCACCGGTCCGCGGCTGGTCCGTGAGCTGGAACTACGCCAACGGCCAGCAGGTCAGCTCGGCGTGGAACGCCACGGTGAGCACCAACGGGACGCTGGTCACCGCCCGCAACGTCGCCTACAACGGCACCCTCGCCGCGGGAGCGAGCACCACGTTCGGCTTCGTCGGCTCGTCGGGCGCGAGCAACCCGGTGCCCGGGATCGACTCCTGCACCACGGTCGCCTGACCGCCGTCCGGCCGGGGTCGCCGCTCGCGGCCCCGGCCGGGCACGGTCAGACCAGGCAGGTCACGAAGTCGGCGATCGAGCGGCGGCGGCCCGTGTAGAAGGGGATCTCCTCGCGCACGTGCCGGCGGGCCCCGGAGGCGCGCAGG is part of the Micromonospora halotolerans genome and encodes:
- a CDS encoding ABC transporter permease, which gives rise to MSPSGAPRRVRAYGGHFLLLAVLTLVTALLITALPRVVDRLTGQGLREHVAAQPVARRDLTYSTEQMIVPRTASRVAATRAAELDALEARMPTAVREVIGERWYAAETGFTRLTGPTLSADKGLIDVSLRSVTGLPEAATLVDGRWPAGGAGATVEMALADTVAGRLGIRAGSTFALSVLDERGKPVRSIRVALVGVFRPTDPHGGIWDALPSMLRLAAPTGDGKPFLSVAYTSEAAFDAAATSGWPVSFSWRYRVAPDRFSPGQLPAAVAGLAAMERTRPAGLTLTQGVDIPLRRFAESLAAARTLLAVIAAGLLATLAGLILLAARLAARRRQGEYALLRARGGATTAVLGRGLAESLLVLPLAAGVGWLVGGLVPGGGAELRWVLLATLLATLVPPLAALTAGRGGGGRSDLVGARSPAVRLTVEGTVLAVAALGAFLVRRRGLTLDGTVDPLLVSVPVLLAVAAALVALRAYPWPLRLLSRAAARARGSVAFLGTARAGRAAATGPLVVVVLSVATAAFCGVVATGIENGRDRAAAAAVPGDVRVDGDRFAPDTTDALAALPGVRAVTPLLVEAGQRPYADQAGRFAEVGDARVLLVDGARFAEVARRAGVPVTVPDPLRATGDGTTPLPALVSPALADELTDAGLADPAGRRPAWLDVQGNRFPVRTAATVDEFVLVDRSVTRFVVLPWPALPADALHPLAPTGFLLAGDRVDPASVARVATEGQERYQRTGVVTGGERPTQPTVTTRSAVRAELGGSGVNGLLVFGFTIGAAGGAVLGLFALAFAVLAGARGRGQVLSRLRTMGLSRRQWRGLLLVELTPLVLVSVLTGAVVGALLPVLLTPVLGLSAFTGGMAVRARFEPGLVAGVLGLAVVALGFAVAVETLNNRRMRLGEALRLGEES
- the msrB gene encoding peptide-methionine (R)-S-oxide reductase MsrB, producing the protein MSLSDNELPRTEDEWRVRLSPEEFRVLREAGTERPWTGEYVDTKTPGVYHCRACGAELFRSEDKFDSHCGWPSFDDAIPGAVKEIPDNTLGMRRVEIRCARCDSHLGHVFEGEGFTPKDTRHCVNSISVRLEPKGS
- a CDS encoding GNAT family N-acetyltransferase — protein: MPTESHLAAFAELDARTFHDLLRLRIDVFVVEQACPYPELDGRDVEPGTRHLWLTRDGDVVAYLRILADPGGVARIGRVVVAPAARGAGLAGALMTEALAVVGDRPCVLEAQTHLVGFYAGHGFTVSGPGYVEDGIPHTPMRREGRAAA
- the ligD gene encoding non-homologous end-joining DNA ligase, with product MAGSKAAVEEIEVAGHTVRLSSPDRVIFPQRGFTKADVFHYYLSVGEGIMRALRDRPTTLQRFPEGIEGEAFFQKRVPARGVPPWVSTAEISFPSGRKAAELCPADLAHVAWAAQMGTVVFHPWPVRAADVDRPDELRIDLDPQPGTDFTHAATAAGELHGLLDELGVTGWPKTSGGRGVHVYLRIQPRWTFVEVRRATIALARELERRRPELVTTAWWKEERGTRVFVDFNQMARDRTIACAYSLRANGRATVSTPVEWAELPDVDPDDLHLGSVPARFAERGDPHAGIDDAPWDITPLLEWAERDAAAGQGDMPYPPEYPKMPGEPKRVQPSKDRDRPRA
- a CDS encoding lytic polysaccharide monooxygenase auxiliary activity family 9 protein, with translation MSTPHRRRVPIVAAILSVCAVVAALLTTALSGPASAHGSVVDPASRNYGCWQRWGSDFQNPAMATQDPMCWQAWQADPNAMWNWNGLFREGVAGNHQAAIPDGQLCSGGRTASGRYNALDTVGAWKTSPVTTNFRIKLYDQASHGADYIRVYVTKQGYNALTTPLRWSDLELVGQIGNTPASQWTPETQGVSIQVPANAPGRTGRHVVYTIWQASHLDQSYYLCSDVDFGGGSTTPPTTPPPTTTPPTTPPPTTTPPTTTPPTTPNPAGACTATYRITGQWSGGFQAEVQVTNGGSPVRGWSVSWNYANGQQVSSAWNATVSTNGTLVTARNVAYNGTLAAGASTTFGFVGSSGASNPVPGIDSCTTVA
- a CDS encoding Prokaryotic metallothionein → MATCEVCGNDYWMAFEVRTVNGATHTFDSFECAIHKMAPICEHCQIKIVGHGVEVSGRFFCSAHCARAVEGDQGAEIRDAVGARPA
- a CDS encoding FtsX-like permease family protein, with the translated sequence MKLVWRRAVEARGLLLAAAVAALVAVALVTGLSDYNRRAVGAGARAVLDAAPAEERSLLISGSGGRDANAYADRDRAVRAQFADGLGGVPVSVAAARYGTGRELTGDLGPARTDDDPMFANLATLADLPAHAELTGGSWPAPGASPLQVTLPEKIAGQLGLRVGERVPLYDRSAERAGAVVLSGTWRARDPGDAYWRLAPGVGDSQGDAASDSYGPFALDPADFARTFPGSTSGAWLVAPDLAVVEPSRLTGVTAALATVVEEIPDATGLGSSTQTVSHLDRLVDRLGRADLVGRSALLTPLLLIMVLGGYALVLVAALLNEDRRGQTALLRARGAARGQLAGLAVREATLVVAPAVLLAPALTGQAVHRLGGDLRLADGGVARIWLVAVAAAIGCLLAMVLPALRRAGTYVADMAARSRPTRGAAVQRASVDVALVALAVLAWTQLRQYSSPLAGAGGRLGIDPLLATAPIIGVLAGAVIALRLLPPATRVAERFVDRRPWTATMFGMWQAGRRPHAGPVLLLALAVGGSTLAWSLVASWERSQSDQARHTVGADLRLVERSGAAPTDRAGRLAATAGLDRVLPAWRDDVRLGRDDRPASVVSLDAAAATGMLTLDDATGGASTAALLDRLVKGRAAPAGVVLPAGAHALAGTVRAPVDTPFANPQLTVSALLATDAGAAWRVPLGIAGGDGHPVRFAVPLPATGGAPLRLAGFEADGGEAVGFTYRLKIDGLRLTDAAGAALPLPLAGDWRVTDTAQGPHDPARVAPTTVDATHKIDLPDGALEFARQPSSRFAVVPAADDPPVPALVTPGVAAALNIHTGDTVPLQLSGVSLPVRVVGQVTAVPGTAGDGVLLDLPAATNLLLRQQGTVRPVAEWWLRTDAGGHAAAAEQLAGFPGTTLLDRRQVAAEAARDPYWRGARTGLLAAALGSVLLALVGLAVDVWATTRHRLTEFAVLHTLGANARLLARALLAEQAFLAGIGVGVGLLVGAGVAATMVPLVILTPAAGRPVPEAVFTVPWSPVGLTAVGLLLAALAFAALITTGIRRRVAAAQLRIGGER
- a CDS encoding isoamylase early set domain-containing protein, producing the protein MIKRNRLFGNQTRVTFCLPRDTPPGTVSVVGCFNDWQPGRHELVARRDGTRTVTVRLGPGEYRFRYLATGGVWLDDESADHVDDRGGTLRL